One Fuerstiella marisgermanici DNA window includes the following coding sequences:
- a CDS encoding YkgJ family cysteine cluster protein — MTEQSSETAEPWYQDGLNFTCTQCGKCCTGAPGVVWVSEPEIKEIADYLDKPVGEIRLFHTRMLRGRVSLTEYQNGDCTFFDAEKRHCKVYPVRPMQCRTWPFWTSNLESREKWDEVCEECPGAGQGAFFSIEEVEERAAKVKI, encoded by the coding sequence ATGACAGAACAATCGTCCGAAACGGCTGAGCCGTGGTACCAGGACGGCCTCAACTTCACCTGCACGCAATGCGGCAAGTGCTGCACGGGAGCCCCCGGTGTGGTTTGGGTGTCTGAGCCTGAAATTAAGGAAATTGCCGATTATCTGGATAAACCGGTCGGCGAAATTCGACTTTTTCACACGCGGATGTTGCGTGGTCGCGTGTCGCTGACGGAGTACCAAAACGGCGATTGCACGTTCTTCGACGCGGAAAAACGTCACTGCAAAGTGTACCCCGTGCGTCCCATGCAATGCCGCACATGGCCGTTCTGGACGTCGAATCTCGAATCGCGTGAGAAGTGGGACGAAGTCTGCGAAGAATGCCCCGGAGCCGGACAAGGCGCATTTTTCAGCATCGAAGAGGTGGAAGAACGGGCTGCGAAAGTCAAAATCTGA
- the mobA gene encoding molybdenum cofactor guanylyltransferase, producing MSTRFYDNIEPTDAVPRGKFAAIVLCGGRSQRMGTDKASIRLGDETFLHRTCRVIDDVAAPVIVIANPTQALPTLPAQITVVLDKFPNEGPLGGLLTGLTFLNDQRKLEAAETCGVFLSGCDTPLVNANVIAEMQRRFLTLEPSVDALVVVHESRRQPLHAIYRRSIATQAAASFERGERSLQKLLQGLNVVEVPVSELAALDPDLLFLKNINTPEDLAAARSLL from the coding sequence GTGTCGACCCGCTTTTACGACAACATTGAACCGACCGACGCAGTTCCACGGGGCAAATTTGCGGCCATCGTGTTGTGTGGCGGTCGTTCGCAGCGGATGGGAACCGACAAGGCGTCGATCCGACTCGGCGACGAAACATTTCTTCACCGCACCTGCCGCGTGATCGACGATGTCGCTGCACCGGTGATCGTGATCGCCAATCCAACGCAGGCCCTGCCGACGCTGCCCGCTCAGATCACTGTCGTGCTGGACAAATTTCCGAACGAAGGGCCGTTGGGCGGATTGCTGACGGGGCTGACCTTCCTGAATGACCAACGCAAGCTCGAGGCCGCGGAAACCTGTGGCGTCTTTCTGAGCGGTTGCGACACGCCGTTGGTAAACGCCAATGTGATTGCTGAAATGCAGCGGCGATTTCTCACTCTCGAGCCGTCCGTCGATGCGCTGGTGGTGGTTCACGAAAGCCGTCGCCAGCCTCTGCACGCTATCTATCGACGAAGCATTGCAACACAGGCTGCGGCATCGTTTGAACGCGGTGAACGTTCTTTGCAGAAACTACTGCAGGGGCTGAACGTTGTTGAGGTGCCGGTTAGTGAGTTGGCTGCACTGGATCCGGACCTGTTGTTCCTGAAAAACATTAACACGCCGGAAGACCTGGCGGCTGCGAGATCGCTGTTGTAG